The genomic segment GCTCACGGCCACCGGGACCGCCCGGACCCGTGAGCAGCTGGCGGCGGAGCTGGACGACCGCTTCGCCGAGCTGGTGGCCCGCGAGGTACGGCCGCGCCCCGGCGCGACCGTACTGCTGGCCCGGCTGCGCGCGGAGGGGGTGACGACGGCGCTGGTGTCGGCCTCGCCGCGGCGCGTCGTGGAGCTGGTGCTCGACGTGCTCGGCCGGGAGAACTTCGCGGTCTCCGTCACCGCCGACGACACCACCCGCACCAAGCCCGCCCCGGACCCGTACCTGGCCGCCGCCCGGCTGCTCGGCGCCGATCCGGCCCGCTGTGTCGCCGTGGAGGACACCCCCACCGGGGTCGCCTCGGCCGAGGCCGCGGGGTGCCAGGTGCTGGCGGTGCCGTCCGTCGTGCCGATCCTGCCCGCACCGGGCCGGACGGTGCTGCGCAGCCTGGAGCAGGCGGGGCCCGCGCTGCTGCGCTCCCTCGTCGCGGACCGGGCGGCAGCCGGCGGAACAGTTGATGAAGAGGCCCGCCGGGAGGATGCTTGAGTTAAGTGGGGCATGTGGTTCCGCTTGCCCCCGCTTCCGCCAAGGAGGCCGCTCATGGTCATACGACTCGACGAGCATCTGCCCGCTGATCACCGGCTGAGCCAGGTCTACCGCGTCGGCGCGGGCCTCACGGGGCTCGTGCTGCTGGTCTTCGGCATCCTGGGGCTGCTGAACCAGGTCCCGTTCCTGGACACCCACGGAGACACCGTGGCGGGACTCAACACCAACGGCACGCTGAGTGTCCTGTCGATCGCCGCCGGACTGCTGCTCTTCGCGGGCATGGTCATCGGCGGGAACATCGCCTCGAACCTGAACATGGTCCTCGGGACCCTGTTCATCCTCAGCGGCTTCGTCAATCTCGCCCTGCTGGACACCAGCCACAACTTCCTGGCCTTCGAGATGCCCAACGTCATCTTCAGCTTCGTGGTCGGCCTGATGCTGCTCATCTTCGGCATGTACGGCCGCGTCAGCGGCGGACTCCCGCACGACAACCCGTACTGGCGACAGCGCCACCCCGAAGCGGCGGCGCGCGAGGCGGCGGCACGAGCGGCTGTGGCCGCCCGCCGGACCCCGCCTCGCGGGCTGCCTCAGCACTAGGGAGTGTCCGCGTACCGCCCGGGAGGATCTACCTCCGGCGGGCGATGGTGAGGCCGTCCGCGACGGTGAGCAGCACGTCGTCCATCCGGTCGTCCGCGCGCACCCGGTCGTTGAAGGCGCGGATGGCCGCCGCGGGGCCCTCGACGGCCGGATCGGCGACCGCACCGTGGAAGAGCGTGTTGTCGGCGACGATCAGGCCGCCGGGGTTCATCCGCGGCACCAGCTCCTCCCAGTACGCGACGTAGCCGACCTTGTCCGCGTCGAGGAAGACGAAGTCGATCCACGGCCCCTCGGGCAGCGCGCGCAGCGTGTCCAGCGCCGGAGCGATCCGCAGGTCGATCCGGTCCGCCACGCCCGCCTTCGCCCAGGCCTCGCGGCCGACGACCGTCCACTCCTCGGAGACGTCACAGGCGATGAGCTGTCCGTCCGCCGGCATCGCCTGGGCCATCGACAGCGTGGAGAACCCGGTGAACGTGCCGACCTCGACGATGCGGCGGGCCCCGACCAGCCGCACCAGGAAGGCGAGCAGCGGCCCCTGCTCCTCCGCGGTCTGCAGTCCGGACACATCGGCGAGCCGGGTGTGGGTGAGCTCGACGAGTTCCCGCTGGACCGGGTCCAGCGGCGGGTTGTGCGCGAGTACATATGCGTACAGCTCGGGGGTGAGCTGCGGATTCTTCGTCTCGTACAAGGCTTCTCCTCGGATGGACGCCACGACCTGACCCGCTCTCCATCGTGCACCAGGTCGTAAGGTGACGGGCATGCTCGTGGATGACGCCGTCGCCCTTGTGCCCAGCATTCCAGGCCGCAGGGCCCTGCTGGGGATGGCGGGCGCGCCCGCCGCGGGCAAGTCCACCCTCGCCCGCCGGCTGGTCCACGGGGTCAACAGGCGGCTCGGCGCGGACATGGCGGCGTACGTCCCGATGGACGGTTTCCATCTGTCCAACGCGCAGTTGGCACGGCTGGGGCGGGCCGGCCGCAAGGGCGCGCCCGACACCTTCGACGTCGACGGCTACGTCCAGCTGCTGCGCCGGCTGCGCTCCAGCCATGAACGGCCCGTCTACGTCCCCGAGTTCGACCGCCGGCTGGAGGAGCCGATCGCCGCG from the Streptomyces sp. RKAG293 genome contains:
- a CDS encoding HAD family phosphatase; the encoded protein is MTLQAVLFDMDGTLVDTEGVWWDTVAETASALGYTLTEADVPDVLGRSVDHTTGHLLTATGTARTREQLAAELDDRFAELVAREVRPRPGATVLLARLRAEGVTTALVSASPRRVVELVLDVLGRENFAVSVTADDTTRTKPAPDPYLAAARLLGADPARCVAVEDTPTGVASAEAAGCQVLAVPSVVPILPAPGRTVLRSLEQAGPALLRSLVADRAAAGGTVDEEARREDA
- a CDS encoding DUF4383 domain-containing protein, with product MVIRLDEHLPADHRLSQVYRVGAGLTGLVLLVFGILGLLNQVPFLDTHGDTVAGLNTNGTLSVLSIAAGLLLFAGMVIGGNIASNLNMVLGTLFILSGFVNLALLDTSHNFLAFEMPNVIFSFVVGLMLLIFGMYGRVSGGLPHDNPYWRQRHPEAAAREAAARAAVAARRTPPRGLPQH
- a CDS encoding O-methyltransferase; translation: MYETKNPQLTPELYAYVLAHNPPLDPVQRELVELTHTRLADVSGLQTAEEQGPLLAFLVRLVGARRIVEVGTFTGFSTLSMAQAMPADGQLIACDVSEEWTVVGREAWAKAGVADRIDLRIAPALDTLRALPEGPWIDFVFLDADKVGYVAYWEELVPRMNPGGLIVADNTLFHGAVADPAVEGPAAAIRAFNDRVRADDRMDDVLLTVADGLTIARRR
- a CDS encoding nucleoside/nucleotide kinase family protein, which encodes MLVDDAVALVPSIPGRRALLGMAGAPAAGKSTLARRLVHGVNRRLGADMAAYVPMDGFHLSNAQLARLGRAGRKGAPDTFDVDGYVQLLRRLRSSHERPVYVPEFDRRLEEPIAAGLVVLPQVRLIITEGNYLADDGPGWEAVRDLLDELWFVDAPRAVREQRLLRRHVRGGRSEPEAHAFIASSERPNADRVEAARANCNRVVTTRE